The Alteromonas stellipolaris genome includes a region encoding these proteins:
- a CDS encoding L-serine ammonia-lyase — MISVFDMFSIGIGPSSSHTVGPMRAGIAFCEQLKYLQLFEQVDEVRVELFGSLGQTGKGHGTGKAVILGLQGFTPESIEIESVERNLADVAHQQWLKLHGQRQVIFKRENAIVFHRRKTLPLHANGLTFHGLQGQRIVASQSYYSIGGGFILRDEDFHQEKAAAVQQDDKSVPYPFSSASELLRLCKEHGLCISSLMLANESAVCSNGEVKQKLWHLWQVMQTCVSNGIANEGILPGGLKVTRRAPKLFRRLQNERTTDPMQAMDWVNLFALAVNEENAAGGRVVTAPTNGAAGIIPAVLHYYEKFVRPVDEDIAVRYLLTAAAIGILYKKNASISGAEVGCQGEVGVACSMAAGALTEILGGTVSEVENAAEIGMEHNLGLTCDPVGGLVQVPCIERNAMGAVKAINASRLALRGNGDQKVSLDKVIKTMLETGNDMKSKYKETARGGLAVNIIEC; from the coding sequence ATGATCAGCGTCTTCGATATGTTCAGTATTGGTATAGGGCCGTCAAGTTCTCATACCGTTGGACCCATGCGTGCTGGCATCGCCTTTTGTGAACAGCTGAAGTACCTTCAGTTGTTTGAGCAGGTTGATGAAGTACGTGTAGAGTTGTTTGGATCGCTAGGGCAAACGGGTAAAGGGCATGGCACGGGAAAGGCGGTTATATTAGGCCTTCAAGGTTTTACCCCAGAGTCTATTGAGATAGAAAGTGTCGAGCGCAATTTGGCTGATGTTGCACATCAACAATGGCTAAAATTGCATGGCCAGCGACAGGTTATTTTTAAGCGTGAAAACGCTATTGTATTTCATCGCCGCAAAACACTGCCCCTTCATGCAAACGGTTTGACCTTCCATGGGCTTCAAGGGCAACGCATAGTCGCTAGCCAAAGTTACTATTCCATTGGTGGCGGTTTTATATTGCGGGATGAAGACTTCCATCAAGAAAAGGCAGCAGCGGTCCAACAAGACGATAAAAGCGTACCTTACCCTTTTTCCTCAGCGTCTGAATTACTGCGTTTATGTAAAGAGCACGGGTTATGTATTAGTTCTCTGATGTTGGCAAATGAAAGCGCAGTGTGTAGTAACGGTGAAGTTAAACAGAAGCTATGGCACCTGTGGCAGGTTATGCAAACCTGTGTATCTAATGGTATTGCCAACGAGGGAATTCTACCAGGAGGCTTAAAAGTGACACGGCGTGCCCCTAAGTTATTCCGCCGACTTCAAAATGAACGTACCACCGATCCTATGCAGGCAATGGACTGGGTTAACTTATTTGCATTGGCTGTAAATGAAGAGAATGCGGCGGGCGGCCGAGTGGTTACTGCACCTACTAATGGTGCGGCGGGCATTATTCCTGCTGTACTGCATTACTATGAAAAGTTTGTTCGCCCGGTAGATGAAGATATTGCGGTACGGTATTTACTGACGGCAGCGGCGATTGGTATTTTATACAAGAAGAATGCGTCTATTTCTGGGGCTGAAGTAGGTTGCCAAGGTGAAGTGGGTGTGGCTTGCTCTATGGCCGCTGGGGCGTTAACCGAGATACTTGGGGGCACGGTAAGCGAAGTTGAGAATGCGGCTGAAATTGGCATGGAGCACAATTTAGGGCTAACGTGCGACCCTGTAGGTGGCTTAGTGCAAGTGCCTTGTATAGAAAGAAACGCGATGGGAGCGGTAAAAGCAATTAATGCCTCTCGACTGGCGCTTCGGGGCAACGGCGATCAAAAAGTCTCCCTCGATAAAGTGATTAAAACCATGCTTGAAACCGGCAACGATATGAAATCAAAATACAAGGAAACCGCTCGTGGAGGCTTAGCGGTTAATATTATAGAGTGTTGA
- a CDS encoding LysR substrate-binding domain-containing protein produces MERRLLPPLSTISGFEAAARRLSHRAAAEELNLTHPAISHQIKNLEEHLGVKLFNRDGRNVILSDEGKLFYPYVLEALEQLALGVATVKKAVEHAPLRVQTYVTLSIRWLARRLPAFHDEHPTVNVQLDTYASKWEFDEESSDVGIVYCDTAPSDRYHWEPIFDSRVYAVCSPTLLEKYDGKLTPEDLLDLPLLSVETEVDYWKRWFESANLTPNVITPYMVVDTKAVALEMAINNEGVALVNGPFIDDDLRMGRLVKPCEHETTFSGSWGIICRKEDKDKPDVKHFFDWMLKITSQV; encoded by the coding sequence ATGGAACGTCGGTTACTTCCGCCACTCAGTACCATAAGCGGTTTTGAGGCCGCTGCACGCAGGCTGAGCCACCGCGCAGCGGCGGAAGAGTTAAATTTAACGCATCCAGCGATTAGCCATCAAATCAAAAACTTAGAAGAGCACTTAGGAGTAAAACTATTTAATCGCGACGGCAGAAATGTCATTCTTAGCGATGAAGGAAAGTTGTTTTACCCCTATGTTCTAGAAGCACTTGAGCAACTTGCTTTAGGTGTGGCAACGGTTAAAAAAGCGGTAGAGCACGCGCCACTGCGAGTACAAACTTATGTCACCCTATCTATACGCTGGCTGGCTCGCCGATTACCCGCTTTTCACGATGAACACCCCACGGTAAATGTTCAACTTGATACGTATGCTTCGAAATGGGAATTCGACGAAGAATCTTCAGATGTAGGCATAGTGTATTGCGATACCGCGCCTTCAGACAGGTATCATTGGGAGCCCATTTTCGACTCCCGTGTATACGCGGTGTGTAGCCCAACCTTGCTTGAAAAATACGATGGTAAATTAACACCCGAAGATTTATTAGATTTACCCCTACTGTCTGTAGAAACCGAAGTAGATTATTGGAAGCGGTGGTTTGAGAGCGCCAATCTTACACCCAATGTTATTACACCTTATATGGTGGTAGATACAAAAGCTGTTGCCCTTGAAATGGCCATTAATAATGAAGGGGTGGCGTTGGTGAATGGGCCCTTTATAGACGATGATTTACGCATGGGTCGATTGGTAAAGCCCTGTGAGCATGAAACCACGTTTTCTGGAAGCTGGGGTATTATTTGTCGCAAGGAAGACAAAGACAAACCTGATGTTAAACACTTCTTTGACTGGATGCTAAAAATCACTTCCCAGGTATAG
- a CDS encoding NAD(P)-dependent oxidoreductase: MKIGFIGLGNVGGKLAGSLIRNGCDLTVRDLNPEFVADFVARGAKSADSAKEIAEKCDVIFTCLPSPAACSLVMEAEDGVLAGISPGKIWLEMSTTDEAEVRRIGALVKEKGAMPVDCPVSGGCHRADTGNISIFAGCDREAFDTVLPILTIMGRRVLHTGALGSASTLKVVTNYLCTVHLAALSEALTVSKVMGMDMNVAYEAIKASSGNSFVHETESQVILNGSRDIGFTMDLVSKDVGLFDEVAKRAGIPLELAPLMVDIFKDGEERYGPREYSPNIIRRMEDACDVKVLGKGFPAFMVDDEPEEKGYEVVVPLRSDY; encoded by the coding sequence ATGAAGATAGGATTCATCGGATTAGGTAATGTGGGTGGCAAATTAGCAGGGAGCTTAATACGTAACGGCTGCGACCTTACCGTTAGAGATTTAAATCCAGAATTCGTCGCAGACTTTGTTGCACGTGGTGCCAAGTCTGCCGACTCAGCAAAAGAGATAGCTGAAAAGTGTGATGTTATATTCACATGCTTACCTTCTCCAGCCGCATGTTCTCTCGTTATGGAAGCCGAAGACGGCGTGTTGGCAGGTATTAGTCCTGGTAAGATTTGGCTAGAAATGAGTACAACCGATGAAGCTGAAGTTCGCCGCATTGGCGCCTTAGTAAAAGAAAAAGGCGCCATGCCTGTCGATTGCCCAGTATCTGGAGGTTGCCATCGTGCCGATACGGGCAACATCTCTATTTTTGCAGGCTGCGACCGTGAAGCGTTCGATACCGTTCTACCTATTTTGACCATTATGGGCAGACGTGTGCTTCACACTGGCGCGCTTGGTTCTGCATCAACCCTAAAAGTAGTGACTAACTACCTTTGCACAGTGCACCTTGCTGCATTGTCAGAGGCATTAACGGTTTCTAAAGTGATGGGGATGGACATGAACGTAGCCTATGAAGCCATTAAAGCGTCATCGGGTAATTCGTTCGTTCACGAAACTGAATCTCAGGTAATACTTAACGGTAGCCGTGATATTGGCTTTACTATGGATTTGGTATCCAAAGATGTTGGCCTGTTTGACGAAGTGGCAAAGCGCGCAGGCATACCTTTAGAGCTTGCACCTTTAATGGTAGATATATTTAAAGATGGTGAAGAGCGCTACGGCCCTCGTGAATATTCGCCTAATATCATTCGCCGAATGGAAGATGCTTGCGACGTTAAAGTACTTGGTAAAGGCTTTCCGGCGTTTATGGTTGACGACGAGCCAGAAGAAAAAGGCTACGAAGTTGTGGTGCCACTAAGAAGCGATTACTAA
- a CDS encoding IclR family transcriptional regulator produces the protein METLKAKSKAPAVDASILMMNLIATSSYPLTLSEICSQLDMPPASGHRIINALLEHQMIALDPNRKKAYCIGSKIFQIASTIYNKQSIIPFFYPVAEILKNEIHKSIFLYSPVGNRVVTVAKVDSSLSGPLTFHLGQTTAMHCSASGVAILSMQSPVLQKNYFDVEQKHDPSISNQLPKIHEELARAKRLGYAVTQRENGSHYCCIAAPVLNLRNEPIAAISVVINADFLSKQSARDYSKNLVQAARQLSAHIV, from the coding sequence ATGGAAACGTTAAAAGCAAAATCAAAAGCGCCGGCTGTAGATGCCTCTATTTTAATGATGAATTTAATTGCTACATCGTCATACCCCTTAACCCTTTCTGAAATTTGCTCTCAGCTAGACATGCCGCCGGCCAGTGGGCACCGTATTATTAACGCGTTGTTAGAGCATCAGATGATTGCCCTAGATCCAAATCGTAAAAAAGCCTACTGCATTGGCTCTAAAATCTTTCAAATTGCCTCTACGATTTACAACAAACAAAGCATCATCCCGTTCTTCTATCCCGTGGCTGAAATTTTAAAAAACGAAATTCATAAATCTATCTTTTTGTATTCCCCAGTAGGTAATCGGGTGGTAACAGTAGCAAAGGTAGACTCTTCACTGAGCGGCCCTTTAACCTTCCATTTAGGGCAAACCACTGCCATGCATTGTTCTGCATCTGGGGTAGCCATCTTGTCTATGCAATCTCCAGTACTACAAAAAAACTACTTTGATGTAGAGCAAAAGCATGACCCTAGTATCAGCAACCAGTTGCCAAAGATACACGAGGAGTTAGCACGGGCTAAACGCTTGGGGTATGCGGTTACTCAGCGAGAGAACGGTAGCCATTATTGCTGCATTGCCGCGCCAGTATTGAATTTAAGAAACGAGCCTATTGCGGCAATAAGTGTAGTGATAAACGCTGATTTTTTAAGTAAACAAAGCGCTCGAGACTATTCAAAAAATCTGGTTCAAGCCGCTCGTCAATTGTCTGCCCACATCGTTTAG
- the aldA gene encoding aldehyde dehydrogenase: MRIEKNFINNEFVSSTQNSLIDVYDPATEVLIAQVPAASPEEAASAIESATEAQRAWRKLTSIERGGYLQKLADTLVLRKDDIGAALAEESGKSLEDATNEAVYAADITRYHAEWARRIEGEIIPSDTPDENLLLQREAIGVVVALIPFNYPVYTFLRKIAPALITGNTVVVRPSNNTPCSAFAIAKVIQEAGIPKGVVNVLTMTHATAELVCTHPKVGMITLTGSVGAGRKVLEYSQVNIAKSSLELGGKTPAIVEPDADLEKAAREIVGSKNTNCGQLCTAVERAYVHEDIYDEFVALLHKNMKSQQFGSRVDNPGFMGPLVNGNARLNIHQMVERAIDDGANLELGGFIPEGKGYFYPPTLLTNCRQDMEIVQEEIFGPVLPVLKYSNVDEALALANDHQFGLASVIYTENYRTAMKVANEMEAGEVYINRTPSDPYQGFHAGWKRSGLGGDDGKHGMLEYTQTRLVVLKY, from the coding sequence ATGAGAATCGAAAAGAACTTTATTAACAATGAATTTGTTAGCTCTACTCAAAATTCATTAATAGACGTTTATGATCCTGCAACTGAAGTGCTTATTGCTCAGGTTCCAGCGGCAAGCCCAGAAGAAGCTGCATCGGCAATTGAAAGTGCTACAGAAGCACAGCGCGCATGGCGAAAGCTTACCAGCATAGAACGTGGTGGTTACTTACAGAAGTTGGCTGACACCCTGGTATTACGCAAAGATGATATTGGTGCTGCGCTGGCTGAAGAGTCAGGAAAGAGCCTAGAAGACGCGACCAACGAAGCTGTGTATGCCGCTGATATAACTCGTTATCATGCTGAATGGGCGCGCCGTATCGAGGGTGAAATTATTCCCAGCGATACTCCAGATGAAAACCTGTTATTGCAACGAGAAGCTATTGGCGTTGTGGTGGCATTAATCCCGTTTAACTACCCTGTTTACACATTTCTTCGCAAAATTGCACCGGCTCTTATTACCGGAAATACGGTGGTAGTTAGGCCCAGTAACAACACGCCTTGTTCAGCATTTGCCATTGCCAAAGTTATTCAAGAAGCGGGCATTCCTAAGGGTGTAGTGAACGTACTTACCATGACCCACGCTACGGCGGAATTGGTGTGTACACACCCTAAAGTAGGCATGATTACCCTTACGGGAAGCGTTGGCGCTGGGCGCAAGGTTCTAGAGTACTCGCAGGTTAATATTGCTAAATCGTCGTTGGAACTAGGCGGAAAAACCCCCGCGATTGTTGAGCCAGATGCCGACTTAGAAAAAGCGGCCAGAGAAATCGTTGGTTCTAAAAATACCAACTGCGGCCAGCTTTGTACTGCGGTAGAGCGGGCTTACGTACACGAAGATATCTACGATGAATTTGTAGCCTTGCTGCATAAGAACATGAAAAGCCAACAGTTTGGTAGCCGTGTAGACAACCCTGGTTTCATGGGGCCATTAGTTAACGGCAATGCGCGATTGAACATTCATCAAATGGTGGAAAGAGCGATTGATGATGGGGCTAACCTAGAGCTTGGTGGTTTCATTCCTGAAGGTAAAGGCTATTTCTATCCGCCGACCTTACTGACTAATTGCCGCCAAGATATGGAAATCGTTCAAGAAGAGATATTTGGACCTGTATTACCTGTTTTGAAATATTCAAATGTAGATGAAGCACTGGCGTTAGCTAACGATCACCAGTTCGGTTTGGCGTCAGTGATTTACACCGAAAACTATCGTACTGCAATGAAAGTGGCGAACGAAATGGAAGCCGGTGAAGTGTACATCAACCGTACTCCTTCCGACCCTTATCAAGGCTTTCACGCCGGGTGGAAACGCTCAGGTTTAGGCGGCGATGATGGTAAGCATGGCATGCTGGAATACACGCAAACTCGCTTAGTTGTTCTTAAATACTAG
- a CDS encoding mandelate racemase/muconate lactonizing enzyme family protein, which yields MKVVSCESYVVATPPPHVGGMYWIFVSLRTDCGIEGIGEVYAATFHPSVMTHAIEDVFDRYLKGFDPHHVERFFRAAYSSGFTQRPDLSMMGVVSGLEMACWDIIGKAAGKPVYELIGGKIHDKLRTYTYLYPENKDGDYDYDNLELAVECAEKNMEQGFTALKFDPVGPYGNYCGHQLSLEAIDKAATFCERIRKTVGNKCDLLMGTHGQMTPAGAIRLAKRLEPFDPLWFEEPVPPGQASAMAEVAKNTSIPVATGERLTTKYEFFDLLKHGAASILQMNLGRVGGILEAKKIASIAEVHYAQIAPHLYNGPVGAAASVQLATATPNFLIQESIMTWDGFHADVLQQKIEWKDGYIIPSTKPGLGVELNMDVVKAHSPYTGKALHLSMDAKPYDVKEQSNQDWKR from the coding sequence ATGAAAGTTGTTTCTTGTGAATCTTATGTCGTTGCTACGCCGCCTCCTCACGTTGGGGGTATGTACTGGATTTTTGTTTCACTTAGAACCGACTGTGGTATTGAAGGTATTGGTGAGGTTTACGCCGCTACCTTTCACCCTAGTGTAATGACTCATGCAATTGAAGATGTGTTCGATCGCTACCTAAAAGGTTTCGACCCCCATCATGTAGAGCGCTTTTTTCGTGCAGCGTATTCTAGCGGCTTCACACAGCGCCCCGACTTAAGCATGATGGGCGTGGTCAGCGGGTTAGAAATGGCGTGCTGGGATATTATCGGTAAGGCAGCAGGCAAGCCGGTTTACGAACTTATTGGCGGAAAAATTCACGATAAACTTCGTACTTATACCTACCTTTACCCTGAAAACAAAGACGGCGATTACGATTACGACAATCTTGAGTTGGCGGTTGAATGTGCCGAAAAAAATATGGAGCAAGGTTTCACTGCATTGAAGTTTGACCCCGTAGGGCCTTATGGGAATTACTGTGGTCATCAACTGTCTTTAGAAGCTATTGATAAAGCCGCTACTTTCTGCGAGCGAATTCGCAAAACTGTGGGTAATAAGTGCGACTTACTGATGGGTACCCATGGTCAAATGACGCCAGCAGGGGCTATTCGTTTGGCAAAACGCCTCGAACCGTTCGATCCTTTGTGGTTTGAGGAGCCTGTTCCTCCTGGTCAAGCATCGGCCATGGCCGAAGTGGCCAAAAATACCAGCATTCCAGTGGCTACCGGCGAGCGCTTAACCACGAAATACGAGTTCTTCGATTTACTTAAGCATGGCGCTGCGTCTATTTTGCAAATGAATTTGGGCCGAGTAGGCGGAATTCTAGAGGCTAAGAAGATAGCCAGTATTGCAGAAGTACATTACGCCCAAATAGCCCCCCATTTATACAATGGCCCAGTTGGTGCGGCTGCTAGTGTGCAGCTTGCCACTGCTACGCCAAACTTCCTTATTCAAGAAAGTATTATGACGTGGGACGGTTTTCATGCCGACGTTCTACAACAAAAAATTGAATGGAAAGACGGCTACATAATTCCGTCTACCAAGCCTGGCTTGGGTGTTGAGTTAAATATGGATGTAGTGAAAGCACATTCGCCCTACACAGGCAAAGCACTACATTTATCCATGGATGCCAAGCCCTACGATGTGAAAGAACAGTCTAATCAAGACTGGAAACGGTAG
- a CDS encoding GMC family oxidoreductase, whose product MSISEYDFIITGAGSAGCILADRLSESGDYSVLLIEAGGKNRLPWIKLPIGFAKTYYHPTYNYMYYSEEEPNMAGRKMYAPRGKGQGGSGSINAMIYVRGQASDFDAWAQAGNEGWSYADVLPYFKKLERHPLGDTEHHSGSGKVGITQMKKGAHPFCSHYLKGAEQLGFTLNDDFNGAQFEGIGIYDANIYKGFRHCSNSAHLKPALKRPNLHVLRDTVVEKVLFNEDNHAYGVQVNTAGVQQTLKAKREIVLSAGAVDSPKLLQLSGVGDTRLLDKYGIPVVTHSPAVGQNLQDHLCVSYYFKAKVKTLNDDLGSLFGQAKAALQYVFTRSGPLSISVNQGGGFVKGSDTETLPNLQLYFNPMSYQIPADPNAKLAPDPYSGFLVAFNSCRPSSKGTVELSSNNPSDKPFIRPNYLSTEKDIEEVRQGSRLIRRLMQAPALKAVTAEEVKPGDAVNDDDSMLQYFREQGGSIYHLCGTCAMGPEQSNAVVDARLKVHGVTGLRVVDASIFPNITSGNINAPVMMVAEKGADLILEDQINH is encoded by the coding sequence ATGAGTATCTCTGAGTACGACTTTATCATTACCGGTGCAGGGTCAGCAGGATGTATTCTTGCTGATAGGCTCAGTGAGTCTGGTGACTATTCCGTACTCTTAATTGAAGCTGGGGGGAAAAACCGCTTACCTTGGATTAAGTTGCCTATTGGTTTTGCGAAAACCTATTATCACCCCACCTACAATTATATGTATTACAGTGAAGAAGAGCCGAACATGGCGGGGCGTAAAATGTATGCCCCACGTGGTAAAGGGCAAGGCGGCTCGGGCTCCATCAATGCAATGATATATGTACGGGGGCAAGCCTCAGACTTCGATGCGTGGGCACAAGCTGGCAACGAAGGCTGGTCGTATGCCGATGTATTACCTTATTTTAAAAAGCTAGAGCGACACCCCTTAGGCGACACCGAACACCATTCTGGCAGTGGAAAGGTGGGTATTACTCAAATGAAAAAAGGGGCACACCCTTTTTGTAGTCATTATTTGAAAGGCGCTGAACAGCTTGGCTTCACATTAAATGACGACTTCAATGGTGCCCAGTTTGAAGGGATAGGTATTTACGATGCCAATATCTACAAAGGCTTTCGCCATTGCAGTAACTCGGCACACCTCAAACCTGCACTAAAGCGCCCTAACTTGCATGTATTGCGCGATACGGTGGTCGAAAAAGTCTTATTTAATGAAGACAACCATGCTTATGGTGTACAAGTAAATACCGCGGGTGTTCAGCAAACCCTTAAGGCGAAAAGAGAAATTGTGCTGTCAGCTGGCGCAGTAGACTCGCCAAAATTACTTCAGCTTTCAGGGGTTGGAGATACTCGCTTACTCGATAAGTATGGTATTCCTGTTGTCACTCACTCTCCTGCTGTAGGCCAAAACCTTCAAGATCACTTATGTGTTAGTTACTACTTCAAAGCAAAAGTAAAAACATTGAACGACGATTTGGGGTCGTTGTTCGGGCAAGCTAAAGCGGCGTTACAGTATGTATTTACACGTAGCGGGCCTTTATCGATAAGCGTTAACCAAGGTGGAGGCTTTGTAAAAGGGTCAGATACCGAAACGCTGCCTAATCTTCAGTTGTACTTCAACCCCATGTCATATCAAATTCCGGCCGATCCTAATGCTAAGTTAGCGCCGGACCCCTATTCAGGTTTTTTAGTCGCGTTTAATTCTTGCCGACCTAGCAGTAAAGGCACGGTAGAGTTGTCATCGAACAATCCCAGCGACAAGCCATTTATCCGTCCTAATTATTTATCTACCGAGAAAGACATAGAAGAAGTGCGTCAAGGGAGCCGACTCATCAGGCGCTTAATGCAAGCACCCGCATTAAAAGCGGTTACCGCAGAAGAAGTAAAACCAGGTGATGCTGTTAATGATGACGATAGCATGCTGCAGTACTTTAGAGAGCAAGGCGGTTCGATTTACCACCTATGCGGAACCTGTGCCATGGGACCTGAGCAAAGTAATGCAGTCGTAGATGCAAGACTGAAAGTTCATGGTGTTACCGGCCTTCGTGTTGTAGATGCTTCCATTTTTCCAAATATCACGTCGGGCAACATCAACGCACCTGTAATGATGGTGGCTGAAAAAGGCGCCGATTTAATTTTAGAAGACCAAATAAATCACTAG
- a CDS encoding aldehyde dehydrogenase codes for MPSTLLNKSDPAKFSLEDWVSIAEDLEIQSDLFINGSYVSAKGGETFDSINPANGEVNAKVASASDADVDAAVSSCKAAWDDGRWRHMPPRERVNVLLRLADLVDEHAGELALLDSLDMGKPITDCLTIDIPEVSVSLRFFAECIDKVSGSVTNTENNALHMIHHEPLGIVGAISAWNYPLLMAIWKVAPALAAGNCVVLKPSEQAPLSCTRLAQLFIEAGGPVGVFNVVNGYGHIAGKALALHMDVAKISFTGSTAVGKKLMMYSGESNLKRVALETGGKSPQIFMPDLADLDQAVDIAIAGIYDNVGQVCNAGSRLLVHKDIHDAFVEKFIEKSREVYQPGNPLDPATSLGPMVSLQQRQGVLEKIEAGNKEGAKLAFGGEVPSGLEHGAYIQPALFTQVTSDMSIAQEEIFGPVVALIPFDDEAQALKIANDSKYGLAAGLWTSDLNTAHRMTKSIEAGVIWVNCFGDGDMTQPFGGYKQSGNSRDKSLECFTAYTQSKSTWINLA; via the coding sequence ATGCCATCCACGTTGTTGAATAAATCAGATCCTGCAAAGTTTTCACTCGAAGATTGGGTAAGTATTGCAGAAGATTTGGAAATACAATCTGACTTATTCATAAATGGTAGTTATGTTTCTGCAAAAGGTGGCGAAACCTTCGATTCTATTAATCCGGCAAATGGCGAAGTTAACGCTAAGGTTGCATCAGCAAGTGATGCAGATGTCGATGCAGCCGTAAGTTCTTGTAAAGCGGCTTGGGATGATGGGCGCTGGAGACACATGCCTCCTCGTGAGCGGGTGAATGTTCTTTTACGATTGGCTGACCTGGTAGATGAACATGCGGGCGAACTCGCATTACTAGACAGTTTAGACATGGGTAAACCCATTACCGATTGCTTAACTATTGATATACCCGAAGTGTCAGTGTCACTACGATTCTTTGCTGAGTGTATTGATAAAGTAAGTGGTTCGGTCACCAACACCGAAAATAATGCATTGCATATGATTCATCACGAACCACTGGGCATAGTGGGGGCCATTTCGGCATGGAATTACCCGTTACTGATGGCTATTTGGAAAGTGGCACCTGCGTTAGCTGCAGGTAACTGCGTTGTATTGAAGCCTTCAGAACAAGCTCCACTGAGTTGCACGCGATTAGCTCAACTGTTTATCGAAGCTGGCGGGCCTGTAGGCGTTTTTAATGTAGTCAATGGTTATGGTCATATTGCCGGCAAGGCATTAGCACTGCATATGGATGTAGCCAAAATAAGTTTTACAGGGTCTACCGCGGTTGGCAAAAAGCTAATGATGTACTCCGGTGAATCAAATTTGAAACGTGTGGCATTAGAAACGGGTGGTAAAAGCCCACAAATATTCATGCCAGACCTCGCTGACTTAGATCAGGCTGTAGATATTGCCATCGCTGGCATCTACGACAACGTAGGCCAGGTATGTAACGCAGGCTCTCGATTACTGGTTCACAAAGATATTCACGATGCCTTTGTGGAAAAATTTATTGAGAAGAGCCGTGAAGTATACCAACCGGGTAATCCATTAGATCCAGCTACGAGTTTGGGCCCCATGGTTTCACTGCAGCAACGCCAAGGCGTATTAGAAAAAATTGAAGCAGGTAATAAAGAAGGCGCAAAACTGGCGTTTGGCGGAGAAGTGCCTTCAGGCTTAGAGCATGGCGCCTATATACAGCCAGCACTATTTACCCAAGTTACGTCTGATATGTCTATTGCTCAAGAAGAAATTTTCGGCCCTGTTGTGGCGTTAATTCCCTTCGATGACGAAGCGCAAGCACTAAAGATTGCGAACGATTCTAAATATGGATTGGCGGCGGGCTTGTGGACTTCTGACTTAAATACCGCGCACAGAATGACAAAGTCGATTGAAGCCGGTGTGATTTGGGTGAACTGCTTTGGTGACGGAGACATGACACAGCCGTTTGGTGGTTATAAACAGTCGGGTAACTCTAGAGATAAGTCCCTTGAGTGTTTCACTGCCTACACCCAAAGTAAATCGACCTGGATAAACCTAGCTTAA